The Collimonas fungivorans Ter331 genome has a segment encoding these proteins:
- a CDS encoding NADP-dependent oxidoreductase encodes MKAYFINSYGKSDVLISGDRPEPVLRDDDVLVQIHAAGVNPVDNKIRDGEFKLLLPYKMPLILGCDLAGTIVRVGARVRRFKVGDEVYARADDDRIGMFAEFIAIREDSLALKPVNLTMEDAASIPLVALTAWQTLVEKGQLKKGQKVLIHAGSGGVGTIAIQLAKHIGATVATTASAANADMLKGLGADIVIDYKKDDFSTKLQNYDLVLDTQGGDTLKKSLNVLKPGGKLIGIAGPPDPDFARLRGMNGVVRLVMRLLSYSIRKAARRSGASYSFHFMTASGQQLSEITRLIEAGHIRPVVDRIFPFEETKQALDYVETGRTKGKVVIKVR; translated from the coding sequence ATGAAAGCCTACTTCATCAACAGCTACGGCAAATCGGATGTGCTCATCTCGGGCGATCGGCCCGAGCCGGTACTGCGCGACGATGACGTCCTGGTGCAGATTCACGCTGCCGGCGTCAATCCGGTGGACAATAAAATCCGAGACGGCGAATTCAAGCTGCTGTTGCCATATAAGATGCCGCTGATTCTGGGTTGCGACCTGGCTGGCACGATTGTGCGCGTCGGTGCGCGCGTGCGCCGTTTCAAGGTAGGAGATGAAGTCTATGCACGGGCGGACGACGACCGCATCGGCATGTTTGCCGAATTCATCGCAATCAGGGAAGATTCTCTGGCTCTCAAGCCGGTCAACCTGACGATGGAGGATGCCGCGTCGATTCCGCTGGTGGCGCTGACCGCATGGCAGACCCTGGTCGAAAAAGGTCAGCTGAAGAAGGGCCAGAAAGTGCTGATTCACGCCGGTTCGGGCGGTGTCGGCACGATTGCAATCCAACTGGCCAAGCATATCGGCGCCACGGTCGCCACCACCGCCAGCGCGGCCAACGCCGACATGTTGAAGGGCCTGGGCGCCGACATCGTCATCGATTACAAGAAGGACGATTTCTCTACCAAGCTGCAAAACTACGACCTGGTGCTCGACACGCAGGGTGGGGACACACTGAAGAAATCCCTGAACGTTCTCAAGCCAGGCGGCAAGCTGATCGGCATCGCCGGCCCGCCAGATCCCGATTTTGCCAGGCTGCGCGGCATGAACGGTGTTGTCAGGCTGGTGATGCGGCTGCTCAGTTACAGCATCCGGAAAGCGGCCAGGCGCAGCGGCGCCAGCTACTCTTTCCACTTCATGACGGCCAGCGGCCAGCAACTGAGCGAAATCACCAGGCTGATCGAAGCCGGCCACATCCGGCCGGTGGTCGACCGCATCTTCCCCTTCGAGGAAACCAAACAGGCTTTGGACTATGTAGAAACGGGGCGTACGAAAGGGAAGGTCGTTATCAAAGTGCGCTAG
- a CDS encoding DUF4359 domain-containing protein produces MKLSSTIVIVSIVGLLAFTNPKLDSYEQHIHQVITQEANKRDDVTRALGTLFGGVASNFIASSTVRNNYVLFSTYDSNLGNQHLKFVGILGNFFQISQSHS; encoded by the coding sequence ATGAAACTATCATCAACCATCGTAATAGTGTCGATTGTAGGGCTGTTGGCATTCACAAACCCTAAACTAGACAGCTATGAACAGCACATACATCAAGTAATCACTCAGGAAGCCAATAAACGGGATGATGTAACGCGGGCGCTGGGCACGCTATTTGGAGGAGTGGCTAGCAATTTCATAGCTAGCAGCACCGTGAGGAATAATTATGTTCTGTTTAGCACTTACGACTCGAATCTCGGGAATCAACATCTGAAATTTGTAGGAATTCTTGGTAATTTCTTTCAGATTTCACAGTCGCATAGCTAG